In the Arachis ipaensis cultivar K30076 chromosome B04, Araip1.1, whole genome shotgun sequence genome, GCTCGATGTAGATGGTGGTGATGGAGAGTCGGaggagaaaggaaaaaaaaaggagaaaagggGGGGTATGGCCAGCGATCATAAAGAAGGAGGTTGATAGTGGTTGCTCAATGATGATACTGGTGGAGATGATGGTGATGATGGAGAGagagtgtgagagagagagagagatgatgaTAATAATGGGGATATAAGGGGTATcattggaaaaaaaaatattaattatcaaaaaattatcaataaggataaaattgatgcaaatcaaaaatttaatggacaaaattaaaacaaattaaaatttagggatatttttaaaatttttagcaaaTATTAAGGACAAAAAATACTTTACCTTAgtatagataaaataaaataaaagttgtttttattAAGTACTTTATcctataatttatatcaatttgatttagtaatattttttaatttatttattataatattctgttagtattttttaatgtaattcttttaatttattaaatcaaatttattgtatgtactaattaattaatttgattaatttattagttattaaataataaatttatgaataaaatagacaactgagatatttttaactaataattaaattaaatcaaatcaaataatatatattaagctaaatttaaatcatgtaaattaaaaattaaattaaaataaaataatttgttatttatttaaattaagtataataaatacaaattaattttgttagataataatAATTGTCTGATTTACTATATATATGACCAtataaaattataagaatcatAATTTNNNNNNNNNNNNNNNNNNNNNNNNNNNNNNNNNNNNNNNNNNNNNNNNNNNNNNNNNNNNNNNNNNNNNNNNNNNNNNNNNNNNNNNNNNNNNNNNNNNNNNNNNNNNNNNNNNNNNNNNNNNNNNNNNNNNNNNNNNNNNNNNNNNNNNNNNNNNNNNNNNNNNNNNNNNNNNNNNNNNNNNNNNNNNNNNNNNNNNNNNNNNNNNNNNNNNNNNNNNAATTTTCTGATTTAATATATATATGACCAtataaaattataagaatcataatttttattatttttttattttaattttttttatgtataatttttttatgtataaatatattcaAATATATTAGAGATTTATTGCACAAAGCTGGCATGGCAGATGTCAAGAAAGTACCAACACCAATGATTATAACTATCAAACTCTCCAAAGAGGGGACAAATGTCTTTGACACTCCCACTCTACATAGATCTATTGTTGGCTTTCTCCAATATACAATATTAACAGACTACTTGAGATTGTTTACTCAGTCAATATGTAGAATTCATTAACTACTCATTGGCAGTGTGTTAAACGAACTCTGAGGTATTTGTCTGATATAGCAACTCGGGCCAATTTTTCATTCAAGCACTAATATGAGTGACGAGTATATATTATCTTTTTAACATTCACAATTTACATCATTGCACGCACTCATCATGGCATGCAGTCAAATAATTACATGAATTGATGTTATATTATGAATAATACAGATATTAGGGTATGATAGTTATATAAAATTAAACAGATATAATGATAGTATATACTAATTCTGAAATGgcaatttttaatataaaaatcttATAAAACCATTTTTAATAAGGTTTCGGATGCGATTCttctaaaattttatataaatagactaattatttatatatgattttttattaaatgaatatttttttatatttctataaTTGTGCATCCTTTGCGTTCTCAAGACAACCACACTTTGCATACAGATCTACCAATCCAGTGGACAGATACGAATCAATTCGAATCCCATTCCTTGTAATGTAATCATGCACTAATCCCATTTCTTGTAGTCTCACCAATTTTAACGAACCCATGAACTATGGCATTATAAGAGACAACATCCCTGTGAGAACTCTCGTTGAACAGCTTGTGGGCATCGTGGACGCGGCGATGGAGGGAGTAAACGCATATGAGGGTGTTGAGGGAGAAAGGATCGGTAAGAAAGTCGAATTGAAGGCCTGGGAGTGTAGCGAAAGGGCGTTGgagatggaagaagaagaaaggaggagGGAACAAACCTTGAACGCAAAAGAGAAGGTGTGAAAGTCAGGGGCGAGGGAGAGGCGACGGAGGGTGACGAAGTTGTAGAGGACAGAGGAAGGAGAGGAGAGGAGGGTGTGGGTCACGGTGATAGAAGAGGAGTGGGTCGTGGTGAGGAAGCGGAGAGGGCCTCACGGTGAGAGAGAGATCTGTGTATGTGATTGTTGGAGGTAGGTATATTAAtatgagagagaagaggaaggttGTTTTTATAGGTTTAATTAAGTTtacttaattattaattaattttaaattttttaaattttaaattaaaaaaatttaaaattaattattaatataaattaatgtagttttgtttagtttttaactAGTAACCTCTTGGTTCTATATACTTTTCCTTTCGTTATACCATTATTTGGCACTAATATAGAGCATACAATTCGTTAATGGAAATAACTAACGCATCAATTTTAAGCTGGTATGCCATTGACACATGGTAATATATACTAGTAATGCTACGTCCAACAATGTTAGCAACTaaggaaaaataatttaaaatgcgattataaaattaaaaacaataaaataccaaaattaaaagtgaaataaaatataaacaatgaacaaaaaatactttttctatttattgaTATTCTCTCCTTTCATAAATATAGTGtaacttattaaaaaaattaatcttaAGTTGAATCGTATGAAAGAGAACTAATAGTCAAAATTAATCACTCTCCCATTATAATTATCTATTTTTACACTTTGTGTAGTTACAAATTTGGGTAATATGAATAGTTTTGTGCAATTATATTATTCATGTATATTGAGAATGAATTttttcaattgttaaaaaaaaaatttaaaggagTATCGTGTGATTTTTAGCTCTTTATTATGTTATTCtcttttctcaaatttttttttatttcacttataaaattaataataagaaattatattttattctttcaattgttaaaaaaaattaaaaagattaattTCACATGTATATCTACTATTAACAACAGAAAATTATACAAAATGcattaaaaaattaatcatatatTTTCGAAATATAAAATCAATAATTCAAAAGTTAATGCAATACCCAAAAAATAGCAAACTAAAAAGAAATGCTAACTCTCTTTAGAGAAACCACTATTCACTTCTATCAatatacaaatttttttaaatttgttgtaATAGAgtcaaataattttttgaaattcagATATAAGATTAACCTCTTAAAATATCTTGAAATAATGCATTTAAAATATACAGTAACTTTCGTAAAGTGTAATTTAATTTTCTCTACATTTATCAACGAAAAGTTAATATATTATTCAAACAAGTAGTCAATTAATTATTGACTCTTCATCTTTTATCTTCTTAGAGTCaaataattctattttaaataatttatctattttgtattttaaaaatatatgttaagattataaattaaaatttttttattaaaaatataaatttaaattttaatgtatttattttatatctattaaataaaaaatttaaaattttttattaatagtaaATTTATTATGTGTCCTAATTAATCctaaaacttaaaaattaactTTGTCAAAATTACTCATCATTATAATTTTCAAACTATGAACACAAATTAATTTCACAATTTACGATGTTTTAAATTGTACTATTAGAAATAAATTATCCGTCTCTTTAACTTCTGTAGATTTAAACTTTCGATAAAAATACCTATACACAACAATCATAATTCGCCAAGAGTGAAACAAAAAGGGAGAGAGTAAGAGAGAAATAATTATTCAAATATCAATGACTCTTTGTGTTAGTAGAAACATTTTCATGTTATGACTTCTTGTTCAATTATTATTATGCATCAGCGAATTGATGCCAAAAAAAAAACATGTGACTATCCAAAATTATATGAAAGGGCATGAAAGCTTGATAGTTCATTGCAAATCCAAAGAAGATGATCTTGGAGCGAGGCTTGTGAAGTATATAGATGCATATGAGTTTTAATTCAGAGTTAATTTTTTTGGTGGTACACTTTTCTTTTGTAGTTTCTGATGTCCAAGTGTGTATTATTGGTTTGAAATATATAATGAAGATAGAGATTGAAAAAAGTGTAAACAATGTATTTATAGAAtatctaaaaaaaaatattttaaatatgtatcagataatacaaaatatttgGTATCCATAAAATTCAGAtaaatgttaatttttttattttatatattttggatgatgaattttcaaaaatactacCAATTGTTCTTGTaatcattaaaataaattctgTTGAAATAAGTTTGATATTAATGATGATGATATATGTGTTAGAAAATCTTATTTGTGCCTTTAAAAGAGCCGATAATTTCCTATATAACTGCCTTGCTTGTCctttaattttctatttattttacaaGCAAAAtttatttctcttaatttttcttttggttttggttttaacTCATGATGATTTTTCTCTTCTCCCTAAATTTCACTGTGTGAAATTTgacaatgtgtagagagaaagtTTTAATTAAGAATATACACACAAATTAGTTTTGAAAGAATCTTGAATTAAAAACATTGGTTCTTAGTAAACTTTTACTTTTTATAAATTCTCAAGAATTGAAACTTATTTGAGTATTAACAggattagatctaaaaatttagTAAAGGAgtctaaaattataatattatataatatgTAACATCCTCACTATCAGAAATCACGTTTTTGACTGTGCTAATTTGATAGCAAAAAATATTACGACTattttacatactaaatattaaaataggagcctgtgactcgacactgtatcgctgattttcTTAAAATTACggaaaataaatactttatcttaagaaaaatacaagcaggcataaATTCaaatacaagactccttacataatatctcataatataatatacatataaaacatacaactcctatccctatTAAAAACttataataacaaagacgagagaagaaaataatctaattaacataacaacatataaaccaaacgcagtataactcttcttaatgcctcttcatctggttcctgaaaaggtaaagctgtagggggtgagaacctaaccatacggtctcaccacggagtttcaaaattgtcataagaagatatctaATAAGAAAACTTTTtttaagctcagtgattatcattgccttatgaatctttaaaaaaaataggtAATCATTCAAAACCTTTTtgaagaaacaatgtttaatctttcagaaatccgaaacctttcctttcttataagaaaatctcaatcaaaaatcaaccacgcaatcaaacaacacaatcattaattcagcaccaaagttcattctcaaatgtagcatgccaggacaaacacatgcaagacagACAAGGATGGCACAtgtttaggtagcagttacagcaaatagttcaagtagcagttaagaacagtttagcaattagacAAATCAAAACAAGTTCAACCCGAGCAAAgcatataaatgcatatgatgcataccTGTTCTATGGCTAAtgaagctcatctgtcggttatccagccaacccgacaagtttgaattgtccttagactgtccctcgacgtgcatccccaagagtctatgcataactttttctcaaataatcaatatttctcaatgggggtaacattcctgaAAATTTATATAGTGCTCGATCACACTTaggtcgtagggtcaacagagtatcgagtttttaacctggtacacgtggtggcaagccatggtactttatcTAGGGAACTTCGTATCtcaaataattcaaattcataagccatgtgaataattcaaatttcatatctcaacattctcaacattctcaacatcataatcattcatcaattcaaatctcatttccaaattcattcaaaaaccatatttcaaagaaaatcctcatcatccttctttctattccgttcactaacaattcccaattcaaaacataactcTTCCTTTGATAAATGAGGTCATCTTAAATCAtataatacattaaaattaaaccttttaaaataactacttcaaatgaaacttctaattttataaaatttcggcaacatctcctctaaaactcggattctgccaccTTTTTcgagtcccatccaaacatttctcaaacctgtttctcaaccatttccaaatctcattcattttccaaaattcaaccagttccaatatcaaataattttcaaagcgaatcagtgccaataataaatctctttttaaaatcaaactagCTCAAATACTAAATCGTTTATAAAGTCagactaactcaaaattaaaccattTCCAAAATTAATTCAGTTTCATATTCCAAATCATTTCCAAAGCCGATTTGTTTACATTATCAAAAATAGCTTAAAAACCAAGGAAGCCATTTTTTcctaataatcaactaaataacctttcaaaGTAATTTCTTTTCAGCAATCACAAACTACTCAAGCAATTAAGCAATCAGTCATTCAGTCCAGCAAACAGCCACATTTATAGGAGAATCATAATCATAGACTTATGTTTCTCActttaatatctatttataacaactctgtaatataaaatagaatttaagaaaaacccctaccttGTTCGCAACTTAATTACGTGACAAAACCCTTAAAACTCTGATTTCACAGTGGCATAATCAAATCCGATCATTTCCCAGCAATCACAGTCTCTAAGCACAGCACACAAGAGCATAGTTGAACCCTAAAACATTAACGTCGCGTAAAACTCACTAATCTATAACAGAACAGTATCAAAGGAGTTTTTGAGGCAAAAACAACTTACCGCATAGCAAGGAACCAGGAGCAGCATAGTCGCAGCTCCGGCGATCCTCACTGGTAAGAACAAAATTAGTGTGAACCACTTGGGATAGTTTAGGATAGATCTGGCGCAATGGATTCCCACCGAATCAGAACCAAACGGCAGGAGAAACTCACAGCAGCGGCGCACGTCTTGTGAAGGCAGAGGCTTCAGTTGCGGTGATGGACCTTCGGCGACGGTGGAGGAACGGCGGCGACGACGGTTGGGCACGGCGGTGACTCCACACGCGATGGTGATAGCGACGACTTCACCTCCTCTGCATGCGAGCTCTCTTCTCTGTCCATGGCTGTCGTTCGCGCTCCCTTCTCCCTTAATAGCAACACGACGACGGCAAGGCGCAGGGTCAGACTCGGCAATGGCGGAGAGAACAGTGGCGGTGACGGATCCAGAGGCGACGGCTCTGCTCAACAGTGACGATGGGAGCTTCGAAGATAGTAACCTTCGGCCTCCTCAGTCGGTGGCATGATGGCGGCGGTTCGGGCAGGACGGCGCCACGAAGCAACTCGGCAAAACGGCGGTTGGCGCGACGGCTAGATCTCCGTCTTCTCCCTTAGACCTCTCTTCCTCTCCTTTTCTTCCCCGAcgcaaccctctcttcctctctaCTTTCTCGGATCTCACTCTCCCTTCCCTACTTCCCCTTTTTCCATTtcccttctcttttttctttcttagtttaatCTGAAGCTATGCTTCTTTTGGGAGAAAGGGGGAAAAGTGTGGCGGTGGTGGCTAGGGGTTAGGGTAgaattagggtttaatttggGACAAAAGTGAGATTAAGAATTTTGGGTAAATTGGGGTTTggtcaattttaataaaattaaagtatattatataaaattgaaatCTAATTTGATctcttaaaattatttaaaaatactaattaattatcaatttactaaTCAGCTTTtacttatttttaaatattaaagatTAATAATATTTGAGTTGCACTTTTATTTATACCAGACTAAAtactaaatatattttttaaataaaaaataaaattatataatatataataagtttttatacttaaaattagagtaaagtatcggtTTTTTCTCCAACAATTGTCTCATATATCTCTAAAACGTCAATTGCACATCATGAGCTTTAATTAGAGTTTTGAGAATCTCTTTTTAAAGTTAGAGAATACAAATATTTGGGATAGAACCGATGATTCATTCCGAAtaatagctcatcaaaagttgaaattAATTCTTGTAGCATTTATATGATTTATTCTTTTAGAGACATAATTGAACAAGAACACAATGTAAATAGTGGGTACAATATTAAAATCAAACATATTCAAGTGAGACATAATCGATGAATACATTCAagtgaaaataattaaaattgtcaataaaaaattataaaataagacaataaaaaattttttgtaattattattcACTAATAAACTTTAAAAAGGATATATTAAGTCTACTAGACTACTactcataatttttttaaaagagaaattgcATCATTTCAATTCTTGAAAAGCTCCTTCTATGTTATATTCATAATTATTTTACAAAGACATGATATTCGTATTACACTTGTGaacaaaatagagaaagaaaatgcTCTAGAATTAAAGTAAAATTCATAATTAACTGTAAATAATAAGAAAACAAAGTTCTATAattaaatcttaaaaaaattatacttGGAAGGTGTGCTACTAGTAATGTGCAGCATTTGGAAGTGTTTTTTTTTGTCTTAGAAATGATGATAACGGTAGAAAGATAGAGGTGTTTATAGATCGGATCTAATTTACATATTTATGGTATTTATCtgaatttaattcaaaaattgtGGATATCGATTCGATCTATAAAGTTATTGAATTGGATCGGATTTTATCTGCAAGGATATAGGATTGAATTGCGAATTTCATGTAGGTACTGcatatccgatccgcatatccatAAAttcgcaaaaataaataaataagtattttttatattttattttgtaacaccctaagtaccaaagctcacgcttccggctgtgcaACTccgatagctcggacattacgacgacacttatactatttaatactaaaatatgagcctgtttaaaactttttaCCACAATATCGTTCTCAAGATACTtcattcgataacgtacatccatagatatcatacaacttacaaaaactcataaagagtacatatatatatatatatatatatattacaaacATTAactaatacaattcctatccctcttacaaaatatctcaagataaaggcgagggtacaataaaccataactaaaataaTGCAGAGCAttacaacaattaaataagctcttcgtaacttctgcgcccatatcctgaaaggggaaaattgtaggggggtgagagcatcatcctcgaaagggttctcagtagagggtttttgggaattattgtaataggatacataaagataaatcataccagtgattaataaccgtcctatgcctcttttcaaaaacaacagtttacaataaaagtaaagtcggaaatcttttctaaaagaggaaccgttcaatccTTAAATCAttaaaagcctttcaaaaaggtttatcaatactgaaccaaaatagcctttcatagttttccaaaccagaaacataaAACCGGAATCAatcatcggtccatctcaattcaaccacggcgctaggcccaaacaatccaaccatcaatcaatcaccacaatccaacagagtcccagatgcaaacacaaatagaaagttcaagcacaaacaatcagttacagcaagtagaacaattagcagttaatcacaaaggcaaaccacgTACAATTTGCACAcctaaacaatgtcacatagatgcatatgatgcatgcctgtcctagtggctgatgatatcatctgtcggttatatagccaacccgacacgtcctggtagctaaccatggatagaaacacccatcgcggagcaagtaggtttgagctacaacctcaTTGCTACTACccactcaacccagagccagtggaataaccactactgcggctactacccaggcgggtgtttaaaagctcaacctggagcgagtggaatcaccactactaccgctactacccaggcgtcacagtctctgacctggagcaagtgggacgaaccacaacccttgctactacccaggtattccaagcatatattcattcagtcccaaccatggatcaacatccatttCAGCCATCcagcttaaattcataattcatagtcagccatacggcccataactcattcgacaatcagccataaatcaatatcatacatagccatttcggctcacggttcaatctagaaccagccaatattcataatcatacatagtcattccggcccataacaaaacagcacttccaccattcaacatcatcaaattcataaaaccggcatttaagccataaatcatttttctcaagccatttcactttgaaatcaaatttcaactcttttcagccttggctttagaaatctcgtttctcaaatcatcccaggctcataagccacttttactcaaagtaagttccccttttaaaaacaatgccactctcggcatcctctttcgacaacttccataaccatggcaagttaaagattcattttgaaacattcaaaatcatccatctaACAAGGGGATTTAATAataaaagtttctcggcagagtctcaagtctttagggaagaataacataactcatttcgccaagttcattttaaattcattaaaaaccTTGGCTTCCTAATTTGAGTAATAAAGTAGGATCTGAGCCAATTcgagtcatgtaatcaattactcttttcaaagccatttcctttacttaaacaaaaCCGGCTTCAATTCCATAATTAAATCTGAAGCGTTTCAAACTGCTAAGAGAATCATTTTCGTAGTATTAATCTAGAGTTCAAAGGGTACTCTGAATCTTATTCAAAACGTCAAAATAATGAGGTTCATCAATCGAAATTCAATTCCTTTTAAAATCACGAAAACTCTTCCAATGGACACCCTTTATGTTTAATAGAGAAAAACATAAACTCGTTTTACCTTTAAAAACAGCCTCAAGGAAAAATTCTCTTTCGAATAACTTGTACCCAAAGACATACATTGATTCTCTTGGAAAATAAGGGGAAATCATGATTCTCTTTTCAGTAATTCTTTCAAAACATAGCTTCATCGTTTTTCATAATTGATCTAAGTAAAGATAATAAAAGAAGCCCTAAATTCACAATCCTCCAAGTAAATAGGAAAGGCGTTAAACTTAAATTttccaaataacatttcaaataaagcctcggattttatagaaatttcggcagcatctcccctaaaacttggactttgccacccggttcgggtcccaactaaaccgttcctcaatccttttcaacagtccaGAGCCCAAATGTCAATtcaaaatccaacagtcgcctcagtggcgtatctcaaggaaaccatttcaaaatcaaatcaatatcaaccgatttaactcatttctaaagctttaaagaaacggttcaataacaaatcatttgtccaaaaccaagtcaattaa is a window encoding:
- the LOC110271592 gene encoding uncharacterized protein LOC110271592 is translated as MLSLSEKLLWSQKPSPELLQFDSVFNPFSRRDLRRGGGGLEERRQGRPCHRRSTAQELAAATAHFCCGLIVSPPTVELPPICRTRSRRPCSSFPSESSPSRASRGRESDREPGSPPRRGACAVASGSVTATVLSAIAESDPAPCRRRVAIKGEGSANDSHGQRRELACRGGEVVAITIACGVTAVPNRRRRRSSTVAEGPSPQLKPLPSQDVRRCCEFLLPFGSDSVGIHCARSILNYPKWFTLILFLPVRIAGAATMLLLVPCYAVSCFCLKNSFDTVLL